DNA from Methanobrevibacter sp.:
AATGCTAATACTTTTGAAAAAAATATTATATAAAATTTTTGTAAAAAAAGAAATAGATAAGTTAAATTCTAATAAAAATATTATTAGCCATTTCTACAGGAATATTTAACTCATTTTCATCTATTGAAACTAAATAATGATTACCAATACGGTTCTCATTGTATTCATATTTTAAATGTTGACCAACTTTAATACCAGTTCCAGCAATATCATCTAAAAGATCATCATTACCGCGTATGAATGATATAGTACCTTCAGAATTGCCAGTTAATTCAGAAATTGATAATAAATTGAATTTTCTGTTGATAACTTGGTCAAAGTCTTTTTGTGAGAAGCACTCTTGACAGCTGCCAAAGTCAAAATCACAGGCAGGAATAACATTTTCATCAGGACATAAATCAGGGTGATGCAGCATAGTACATAAAGCTCTTTCAGCTTCATCAGATAAAGTATGTTCCATTT
Protein-coding regions in this window:
- a CDS encoding metal-dependent transcriptional regulator — encoded protein: MAEGKISENIEEYLEVLYRNGSNGEQVSTTQLSKDLGIAPGSVTQMLKKLEDLGYIGYTPYKGATLTEEGMKIAQKITRKHRILEKFLLDVLKVKEENVHEQACEMEHTLSDEAERALCTMLHHPDLCPDENVIPACDFDFGSCQECFSQKDFDQVINRKFNLLSISELTGNSEGTISFIRGNDDLLDDIAGTGIKVGQHLKYEYNENRIGNHYLVSIDENELNIPVEMANNIFIRI